Proteins from one Paenibacillus amylolyticus genomic window:
- a CDS encoding ATP-binding protein — MLKTEFIDVLSIISHKLYDSAANVMDTASRLIPANTFCIAQLDHLSTKVLNVYNRDKLILGEGLVVENAESYCALVTEHAQGPLVINNNLTHPLTRHMDATEFVGGCSFVGVPIHNENGEIYGSLCSFDQNFYAYQQKDVDLLLSLSSFFTGLLEMETTLQQLKHAEETAAKVLEEKKNLLAVLSHEIRTPMNGVLAMANLLQSTKLNEDQALYVNVIESSGTSLLSMMDQILDFSKAEAGSLSLEINPYSVTDTVDHVLQLFSSEAEKKGLRLYAEYNINEHRMLVGDQHKVRQILINLVGNSLKFTEKGEVCIFTQVTTDPEGTLHVSYEIRDTGIGIQPDRHDLLFKSYSQIHGNSGKYGGAGLGLSICKQLAELMGGVVWLVESSYLGSRFAFSISSAAPASMQISE; from the coding sequence ATGTTGAAAACAGAATTCATTGATGTACTATCCATAATCTCACATAAATTATATGATTCGGCTGCGAATGTCATGGACACGGCAAGCAGGTTAATACCTGCAAATACGTTTTGTATCGCCCAGTTGGATCATCTCTCCACCAAAGTTCTAAACGTATATAATCGCGACAAACTAATTCTGGGTGAGGGACTAGTCGTTGAAAACGCCGAGTCATACTGTGCACTTGTGACGGAACATGCCCAAGGCCCATTGGTGATCAATAATAATCTGACTCATCCATTAACCAGACATATGGACGCTACCGAATTCGTAGGCGGTTGTTCATTTGTCGGTGTGCCCATACATAATGAGAATGGAGAAATTTACGGCTCCCTCTGTTCATTTGATCAGAATTTCTATGCATATCAGCAAAAGGACGTGGATCTGCTTCTTTCCCTCTCTTCATTCTTCACAGGTCTTCTTGAGATGGAAACGACGCTGCAACAGTTAAAACATGCGGAAGAAACCGCTGCAAAAGTGCTGGAAGAGAAGAAAAATCTCTTAGCCGTTCTTAGCCACGAAATCCGTACTCCGATGAATGGTGTTCTTGCAATGGCAAACCTATTACAGTCTACCAAGCTGAATGAGGATCAAGCGCTATATGTGAATGTCATTGAGTCAAGCGGCACCAGCCTGCTATCCATGATGGATCAAATTCTGGACTTTTCCAAAGCGGAAGCCGGTTCGCTCTCCCTGGAGATCAATCCCTATAGTGTCACTGACACAGTTGATCATGTACTTCAATTATTTTCTTCAGAAGCAGAGAAAAAAGGACTTCGATTATACGCAGAATACAATATCAATGAACATCGGATGCTTGTCGGCGATCAGCACAAAGTTCGTCAGATCCTCATTAATCTCGTGGGGAATTCGCTTAAATTCACGGAAAAAGGTGAAGTATGCATCTTCACTCAGGTTACTACTGATCCAGAAGGTACACTTCATGTATCCTATGAGATAAGAGATACAGGCATCGGCATCCAGCCGGATCGCCACGATCTGTTGTTCAAGTCTTATTCGCAAATTCACGGTAACTCCGGGAAATATGGCGGAGCGGGGCTAGGTCTGTCCATATGTAAACAACTCGCTGAATTAATGGGCGGGGTTGTATGGCTTGTGGAGAGTAGTTACTTGGGCAGTCGGTTTGCCTTTAGTATTTCGAGCGCTGCACCAGCGTCCATGCAAATCTCTGAATGA
- a CDS encoding spore germination protein, which yields MLLPSAYVAITTFHQEMIPTVLLLSIARAREEIPFPALVEALIMEIAFEALREAGVRLPKQVGSAVSIVGALIIGQAATSAGIVSAPMIIIVAITGIASFMIPRYAASIATRLLRFPMMFLAGTLGLTGVMLGVILVVIHLSSLRSFGTPYLSPVAPTMSKELKDVWWRPAPRNKPE from the coding sequence ATGCTGCTTCCGTCGGCTTATGTGGCGATTACGACATTTCATCAGGAGATGATTCCTACCGTATTGCTTCTCAGTATTGCGCGGGCAAGGGAAGAGATTCCTTTTCCTGCACTGGTGGAAGCACTCATTATGGAGATTGCCTTTGAAGCACTGCGTGAGGCTGGCGTCCGATTGCCGAAGCAGGTCGGATCAGCGGTCAGTATCGTGGGCGCATTAATCATTGGGCAAGCGGCGACGAGTGCCGGAATTGTGTCAGCCCCGATGATTATCATTGTCGCGATTACCGGTATCGCTTCCTTTATGATCCCTCGCTACGCTGCCAGCATTGCTACCCGATTACTGCGTTTCCCCATGATGTTTCTGGCGGGAACGCTGGGACTTACAGGTGTCATGCTGGGAGTCATCCTGGTTGTCATTCATCTGAGCAGTCTTCGTTCATTCGGAACACCTTATCTGTCACCTGTGGCCCCAACGATGAGCAAGGAACTCAAGGATGTATGGTGGCGACCAGCACCAAGGAACAAACCGGAATAG
- a CDS encoding endospore germination permease produces MLTDQGKISETQLAFLIFPAILATAILSVPGITMHYAGHDMWLSPIIGSLVGFAAVALSIGLDRLYPGKTLIQSSVAIAGRIPGKLIGLVYIIFLPHLTGLIIRTYGEFIVNNALPRTPLFVVMGTMVAVCALNVRLGIEVVGRTSQIFVTLLIVLLSLIFILLIGDLNPAELFPFMENGPLPSIKGALAPAAWFSEYIVIAFLLPYVNVRKRTTRVMLGSLLITTTAMLVINLFCLFLIGDLTDSFVYPVMIAARYITIADFLQHIESLIIAVWIFGIFVKISVFLYIFATSTAEWFGLKDYKPVVVPLSFLCMVYAYWVVSGGAGASSLVGPSANLYTISILLILPAIIYGVAWLKKGWAHFRKNQANT; encoded by the coding sequence ATGTTAACTGACCAAGGAAAAATATCGGAGACGCAATTGGCATTCCTGATCTTTCCTGCCATTCTGGCGACCGCCATATTGTCTGTGCCGGGTATTACAATGCATTATGCGGGCCATGACATGTGGCTTTCTCCGATTATAGGCTCCCTCGTTGGTTTTGCAGCGGTAGCACTCTCCATTGGACTAGACCGCCTGTACCCTGGCAAAACGCTCATTCAATCAAGTGTAGCGATTGCGGGGCGTATCCCGGGGAAATTGATTGGATTGGTATATATCATTTTTTTGCCCCATTTAACAGGCTTGATTATAAGGACGTACGGAGAATTTATTGTTAATAATGCACTTCCGCGAACCCCGCTATTCGTCGTGATGGGAACCATGGTTGCGGTGTGTGCACTTAATGTCAGACTGGGCATTGAAGTGGTTGGACGCACCTCTCAGATTTTTGTGACTCTCCTTATCGTGTTGCTTAGCCTGATCTTCATTCTATTGATTGGAGATCTGAATCCAGCGGAATTATTCCCATTCATGGAGAACGGACCACTCCCAAGTATCAAAGGAGCCCTTGCACCGGCTGCATGGTTTAGTGAATACATCGTAATTGCCTTCTTGCTCCCCTATGTCAATGTTAGAAAACGCACAACACGAGTTATGTTGGGTTCCCTTCTAATAACGACAACCGCGATGCTGGTCATCAATCTATTTTGTCTGTTTTTAATTGGAGATCTGACGGATAGCTTTGTATATCCGGTTATGATTGCCGCAAGGTACATAACCATTGCAGACTTTCTGCAGCATATTGAATCCCTGATTATTGCCGTTTGGATTTTTGGTATCTTTGTCAAAATTTCTGTTTTTCTTTATATTTTTGCGACATCCACAGCAGAATGGTTCGGTTTGAAGGATTACAAACCCGTTGTTGTCCCTCTTTCGTTTCTGTGTATGGTTTATGCCTACTGGGTTGTGTCTGGCGGAGCGGGCGCTTCCAGTCTGGTTGGCCCTTCAGCCAACTTGTATACGATCAGCATTTTATTAATCCTTCCGGCCATAATTTATGGAGTCGCATGGCTGAAGAAAGGGTGGGCACATTTTCGAAAGAATCAAGCGAACACCTGA
- a CDS encoding alpha/beta fold hydrolase translates to MSIILALSVPGIGSSSQASTATARTPIVLVHGLTGSDSNFTAIESYLRSQGWTRDELFAIDLPSKQGNQLLNSAAISRFVDDVLQQTGHTKVNIIAHSMGGANSLYYILNRDGASKVDKLITLGGANRLTTSTAPSGIKVTSIYSTSDTIVSPALSRLNGANNISVSLVSHIGLLFNSRVNALIKTALNE, encoded by the coding sequence ATGAGTATAATCCTTGCTTTATCGGTACCCGGGATAGGCTCCAGTTCACAGGCTTCCACAGCTACGGCACGTACTCCCATTGTATTGGTCCATGGACTGACCGGTTCAGATAGCAATTTTACAGCGATTGAGAGTTATTTGCGCAGTCAAGGGTGGACGAGAGATGAACTATTCGCAATTGACCTGCCCAGCAAACAAGGGAACCAACTATTAAACTCCGCAGCCATTAGTCGTTTTGTAGATGATGTACTGCAACAAACGGGTCACACGAAAGTTAATATTATCGCGCACAGCATGGGCGGAGCCAACAGTCTCTATTACATACTTAACCGTGACGGTGCATCCAAGGTGGATAAGCTGATTACCCTTGGTGGGGCTAATCGTTTAACCACATCTACAGCTCCCAGTGGAATAAAGGTGACTTCGATCTATTCCACCAGTGATACGATTGTGTCCCCGGCACTTTCTCGGTTGAACGGGGCGAACAACATTTCTGTTTCCCTTGTGTCCCATATCGGGTTGCTGTTTAATTCACGGGTGAACGCCTTAATCAAAACTGCATTGAATGAGTAG
- a CDS encoding Ger(x)C family spore germination protein — MPILCCVLLSGCWDRIEINDLAIVLATGIDYEDGKVQLTSQIFIPRKASAGDSTGSGGSPSGVTMIRTAEGHTIAEALNRLQRKVPRNMFWGHCEVIIISEQAGKRGIREYIDFFLRYPQFREHAYVFSSEKAAKDILALLDPLERSSAESLREMANMKLGTRITALELGKSIEGPGSSVILSRMLILPPEPEQDKLTTTPYVKGLSLYKEDRYVKTVKEPLSVGVLLLAKELNNIIMPVELKPLKGTFSIQPIEIKTSLKPRIVNQQWRMKVDIQSRGEVVLNTTDADLTDPAVITKLEQEWSAKLTSMAHDALVMSQKELRTDFFKFAVEFRRYYPNQWKKQEKNWETIYPELDVEVKVEAHVVRTGKSTGPQGIPDEDEN; from the coding sequence ATGCCAATATTGTGTTGCGTGCTTTTAAGTGGATGTTGGGATCGCATCGAGATTAACGATTTGGCTATTGTGCTGGCTACGGGAATAGATTACGAAGATGGCAAAGTGCAACTGACTTCACAGATTTTCATTCCACGAAAGGCGAGTGCAGGAGATAGCACTGGCAGTGGAGGCAGTCCAAGCGGGGTTACGATGATTCGTACGGCGGAAGGGCATACCATTGCTGAGGCATTAAATCGGTTACAACGTAAAGTTCCCCGGAATATGTTCTGGGGCCACTGCGAAGTCATCATTATTAGTGAGCAAGCCGGCAAGCGGGGGATTCGCGAGTACATCGATTTCTTCCTGCGGTACCCTCAGTTCAGGGAGCATGCCTATGTCTTTTCCAGCGAAAAGGCGGCGAAAGATATCCTTGCCTTACTTGATCCTTTGGAGCGAAGTTCTGCAGAGTCGTTGCGAGAAATGGCCAATATGAAGCTGGGTACTCGGATTACCGCGCTAGAACTAGGAAAATCGATTGAAGGTCCAGGTAGCTCTGTCATCTTGTCTCGCATGTTAATCTTACCCCCGGAGCCCGAACAGGATAAGCTGACAACCACACCATATGTGAAAGGTCTGAGCTTGTATAAGGAAGATCGCTACGTCAAGACGGTCAAAGAACCATTAAGTGTAGGTGTATTATTACTCGCAAAAGAATTGAACAATATTATCATGCCTGTTGAGTTGAAGCCGTTAAAAGGCACTTTTTCGATCCAGCCCATTGAAATTAAAACATCCTTGAAGCCGCGAATTGTTAACCAACAGTGGCGTATGAAGGTTGACATCCAAAGCCGGGGAGAAGTGGTGTTAAATACGACCGATGCCGATCTGACTGATCCCGCTGTGATAACTAAATTGGAACAGGAATGGTCGGCTAAGCTCACTTCAATGGCACATGATGCTCTAGTCATGTCCCAGAAGGAGTTACGCACTGACTTTTTCAAATTCGCCGTTGAATTTCGCAGATACTATCCGAATCAATGGAAGAAGCAGGAGAAGAACTGGGAAACCATCTATCCTGAATTAGACGTAGAAGTCAAAGTGGAAGCTCATGTCGTACGTACCGGAAAATCAACCGGACCACAGGGGATACCAGATGAGGACGAAAATTGA
- a CDS encoding stalk domain-containing protein → MRIKRAGKIAAATVLALSILGSTPNIDGAYAAPAITVQLDDVSLKFDAAPRVDKGVTYVPFRTVGEALGIDITWNSKTQTVKATNMRKGQATEVLLQVGSTTSTVNGKKVTLPAAPVQREGRVLIPLSSFGNQFGVQVSWNQATKTVSLVSPQREMHLRAFYALQSFQEKDLIASMNSVAFGWSRIDREGQFTLQGDEYRLPAAAGDITPQSIVADAADQRIQPQLMVYALDGSGELTKVLSNAELRQKSIEGIRAAVSEHGFGGVVLDFEGLGFKLDAVEQQKLLNAYVKQLKSSLPQDIALSLAVPPLNSAYKGYDYKTLASMADDLIIMAYQYNPVGTKSQVPEPNSLVDQAIQLALEAGVPKRKLLLGISLSSETPSSVDDKLGLAKRYDLKGAAFWRLGLFRSYNTKMEDAVNASVIKE, encoded by the coding sequence ATGCGTATCAAAAGAGCAGGAAAAATTGCGGCGGCAACTGTACTCGCTCTCTCTATCCTTGGAAGTACCCCGAATATCGATGGAGCCTATGCTGCTCCGGCCATTACCGTTCAATTGGATGATGTTTCGTTAAAGTTTGATGCAGCTCCACGAGTGGACAAGGGCGTCACTTATGTTCCATTTCGGACGGTCGGGGAAGCCCTTGGTATCGATATTACCTGGAACAGCAAAACACAAACTGTAAAAGCAACGAATATGAGGAAAGGACAAGCAACAGAAGTACTGCTTCAAGTGGGTAGCACTACATCGACCGTAAACGGGAAGAAAGTTACGCTCCCAGCAGCACCTGTTCAGCGGGAGGGACGTGTGCTCATTCCACTAAGTTCATTCGGTAACCAATTCGGTGTACAAGTAAGCTGGAATCAGGCAACCAAGACGGTCTCCCTTGTCTCCCCACAACGTGAGATGCACCTGAGAGCCTTCTACGCATTGCAATCGTTTCAGGAAAAGGATCTTATTGCTTCAATGAATTCCGTAGCATTTGGCTGGAGCCGCATTGATCGCGAAGGCCAGTTTACCCTCCAGGGAGATGAGTATCGTCTTCCTGCTGCTGCGGGTGATATTACGCCGCAGTCCATTGTTGCTGACGCAGCAGATCAGCGTATCCAACCGCAGCTTATGGTATATGCATTGGATGGAAGCGGCGAACTGACCAAAGTGCTGAGTAACGCTGAGCTGCGGCAAAAATCAATTGAAGGCATACGTGCTGCTGTCTCAGAGCATGGTTTTGGCGGAGTTGTCCTGGATTTTGAAGGACTCGGGTTTAAACTGGATGCGGTTGAACAACAGAAGCTGCTCAATGCATATGTGAAACAATTAAAGAGTTCCTTGCCCCAGGATATAGCCTTATCCCTAGCGGTACCACCGCTTAATAGTGCTTACAAAGGTTATGATTACAAAACACTTGCCTCCATGGCTGATGATCTTATTATTATGGCCTATCAGTATAATCCGGTTGGCACCAAATCTCAGGTGCCTGAGCCCAATAGTCTTGTAGATCAGGCGATTCAATTAGCCTTAGAAGCCGGTGTCCCGAAGCGCAAGCTTCTGCTCGGTATCAGTCTAAGCAGTGAAACGCCCTCCTCTGTAGATGATAAGCTCGGCCTTGCCAAACGTTATGATCTCAAAGGAGCCGCGTTCTGGCGTCTGGGTCTGTTCCGTTCCTACAATACAAAGATGGAAGATGCTGTGAACGCTTCTGTCATCAAAGAATAG